One Lacipirellulaceae bacterium DNA window includes the following coding sequences:
- a CDS encoding thioredoxin family protein: MIGFVRSTVAGLVLFSSSSLLAAESTSTTTAKIHTLALKPNQSATKDCKTKKPRPLRHGIFRFTRYPAAWTAAQKTGRPILVYATANQCPYCVKMLEKTYKQEKISKLVEGSFETVYVDRHAQPKLVEKMHIKWYPTTIVVTPGNKVIEKIEGYVSPEEFTARINTSLASAAKANKLAEIAKAERK, translated from the coding sequence ATGATTGGTTTCGTCAGAAGTACAGTCGCGGGATTAGTCCTTTTTTCGAGCTCCAGTTTGCTAGCCGCTGAGAGCACCTCGACAACGACCGCCAAGATCCACACCTTGGCCTTGAAGCCGAACCAATCGGCTACCAAAGATTGCAAGACAAAAAAGCCGCGACCGTTGCGTCATGGCATCTTCCGCTTCACTCGTTATCCGGCAGCGTGGACAGCCGCTCAGAAAACGGGCCGCCCGATCTTGGTCTACGCGACCGCCAATCAGTGCCCTTACTGCGTGAAGATGCTGGAGAAGACCTACAAGCAAGAAAAAATCTCAAAGCTGGTAGAAGGCTCATTCGAAACGGTTTACGTCGATCGCCACGCTCAACCAAAGCTCGTCGAGAAGATGCACATCAAATGGTACCCCACGACCATCGTGGTGACGCCGGGCAACAAGGTTATCGAGAAGATCGAAGGGTACGTCTCGCCCGAGGAATTCACGGCTCGCATCAACACCAGCCTCGCCAGTGCTGCGAAGGCAAACAAGCTTGCTGAGATCGCTAAGGCGGAGCGGAAGTAA
- a CDS encoding ferrochelatase, whose translation MSDSSEANAYDAILVVSFGGPEGPDDVMPFLENVLRGKNVPRERMLEVSEHYQHFDGVSPINEQNRQLIAALEEELAEHGPHLKIYWGNRNWHPMMADTLREMRDDGVKRAIAFFTSAFSCYSGCRQYREDIMRAQEEVGEGAPHVDKLRMFFNHPGFVEPMAESVKSHRENIPEESRESALLMFTAHSIPMGMAENCRYEVQLKEACRLVAEMAGHERWELVYQSRSGPPQQPWLEPDVCDRISELHEKEKLKELMILPIGFVSDHMEVLFDLDTEAAELCKELGIHMQRIPTVGTHPRFIRMIRELIVERMSESPDKPALGDMGPNHDVCPVDCCLYTPRRPAAAAGQ comes from the coding sequence ATGAGTGATTCGTCAGAAGCTAACGCCTACGATGCCATTCTTGTCGTTTCTTTTGGTGGTCCCGAGGGCCCTGACGACGTCATGCCTTTCCTGGAGAACGTCCTTCGCGGCAAAAACGTCCCCCGCGAGCGAATGTTGGAAGTCTCTGAGCACTACCAACATTTCGACGGCGTTAGTCCCATCAACGAGCAGAATCGCCAGTTGATCGCCGCTTTGGAAGAAGAACTGGCAGAGCACGGTCCCCATCTCAAGATCTATTGGGGCAACCGGAACTGGCATCCGATGATGGCCGACACGCTGCGCGAGATGCGGGACGACGGCGTGAAACGGGCGATCGCGTTCTTCACAAGTGCCTTTAGCTGCTACTCGGGATGTCGGCAGTATCGCGAAGACATCATGCGTGCCCAAGAAGAAGTAGGAGAGGGGGCACCGCACGTTGATAAGTTGCGGATGTTCTTCAACCATCCTGGTTTTGTCGAGCCAATGGCGGAGTCCGTGAAATCGCACCGTGAGAACATCCCGGAAGAGTCTCGCGAGAGCGCTCTGCTAATGTTCACTGCCCACAGCATTCCGATGGGCATGGCCGAGAATTGCCGCTATGAAGTGCAGCTTAAGGAAGCATGTCGGCTCGTCGCAGAGATGGCGGGGCATGAGCGTTGGGAACTGGTTTACCAGAGTCGCAGTGGCCCGCCCCAACAACCTTGGCTTGAGCCCGACGTCTGCGATCGAATTTCCGAGCTGCACGAGAAGGAAAAGTTGAAGGAGTTGATGATCCTTCCGATCGGTTTCGTCTCCGATCACATGGAGGTTCTTTTCGATCTCGACACAGAAGCGGCTGAGCTTTGCAAGGAGCTTGGCATCCACATGCAACGAATACCGACCGTCGGCACGCATCCGCGTTTCATCCGGATGATTCGCGAACTGATTGTCGAGCGGATGAGCGAGTCGCCGGACAAGCCGGCCCTGGGCGACATGGGTCCCAACCACGATGTCTGCCCTGTTGATTGCTGTCTCTACACACCGCGTCGACCAGCCGCTGCTGCCGGCCAGTAG
- a CDS encoding ABC transporter ATP-binding protein — translation MIQVENLRMEYGDTVALENLTLEIAQGEVFGLIGPNGAGKTTLIRILATLLEPTFGRVRVAGVDLLADPLAVHPKLAYMSDFFSLYDNMRVWEYLDHFARCYGVPAERRDQLISEALELVSLEVRRDAEIAELSRGMRQRICFAKSLLHEPEVLLLDEPASGLDPAGRVEFREMIKSLHAMGRTVLISSHILTEMTGFCTSIGILEQGQLLASGKVDEILAQLQSGLRLEIETVGDDGHVSELTELLAKWQAAENVTTKESKVRCDWRATRQELPQLHRAIVEADIPLVSMSASEDDLEEIYMRISGHKTS, via the coding sequence ATGATTCAAGTCGAAAACCTGCGCATGGAGTACGGCGACACGGTCGCCCTTGAGAATCTCACGCTCGAAATCGCACAGGGCGAAGTCTTCGGGCTCATCGGTCCCAACGGCGCAGGGAAGACGACGCTTATTCGCATCTTGGCGACACTCCTTGAGCCGACCTTTGGGAGGGTCCGCGTTGCGGGCGTTGATCTCCTGGCTGATCCGCTGGCCGTGCATCCAAAGCTGGCGTACATGTCCGACTTCTTTAGCCTCTACGACAACATGCGGGTGTGGGAATATCTCGATCACTTCGCCCGTTGCTACGGCGTCCCCGCGGAACGGCGGGACCAGCTCATTAGCGAAGCGTTGGAGCTCGTGTCGCTGGAAGTCCGACGCGATGCGGAGATCGCCGAACTCTCCCGCGGAATGCGTCAACGGATTTGCTTTGCGAAGAGCCTTCTTCACGAGCCTGAAGTCCTATTGCTCGACGAGCCCGCTTCGGGGCTCGATCCAGCCGGGCGGGTGGAGTTTCGCGAAATGATCAAGAGCCTACACGCGATGGGTCGCACGGTGCTGATCTCCAGCCACATCCTCACAGAGATGACCGGGTTCTGCACGTCCATCGGGATTCTTGAGCAAGGTCAACTCTTGGCAAGCGGCAAAGTGGATGAAATCCTCGCCCAGCTTCAATCAGGCCTGCGCCTGGAAATCGAAACCGTCGGCGATGACGGCCACGTTTCGGAATTGACGGAGCTCCTCGCCAAGTGGCAGGCTGCGGAAAACGTCACCACAAAAGAAAGCAAAGTACGGTGCGATTGGCGAGCAACCCGCCAAGAGCTACCCCAGCTACACCGAGCGATTGTCGAAGCGGACATCCCTTTAGTGTCCATGTCCGCCAGCGAGGACGACCTGGAAGAAATCTACATGCGGATCTCAGGACACAAAACGAGTTAA
- a CDS encoding carbohydrate-binding protein, whose translation MFFFSRELSARRGLASFVLRYLAALVAIISGYFLGPLQQVRAVEPIQVGFLWHMHQPIYFPGETLTQTDAAGHFSFSPVDVHNQRQGPYTSWPLNAIQAGSHLPNLGASVSFSGSLIQNLNQLEATGANGGSWSQWESSYNQAQSLTTAEGNPRLDLIGFGHHHPLGPLLDTRDLRMQIRLHKYTYEQTWGNDVPYSKGYFPAETAFSSRMIPALVAEGIEWTLYDNIHLDRATQNYPHTNASNLYAPNRADQINPDPTTNGGAWVQLNNLWAPSQVSAPFSYRPHHVQHIDPNTGSVQKLVGVPAARYEGNEDGRGGYGAFLYDQVMDQYLPYNTDPDHPMLVVLHHDGDNFGGGSEGYYNGNFQNMVNWVQNDPDYNVTVIQDYLDKHPVDPNDVVHVEPGSWAGADNGDPEFKKWLGDPDASGWSPDRNSWAVLTAAKNRVFTAHDLTLGGPDAFPNMQEVYQGTGGPVSKSWHYLLQAQASDHWYWDGTEVWDSNVTRGSNLAVAHADQVLNSSSAAETTPPTLLHPQRESYNPGGFEFGNTREPSDFEVWTYAYDVSELSSVTLKYRIDGDGFNPLDSTHNETYAGGAEVGDWISVSMNSSDVQPPGNITSPTYRALRYGGMIEGLEDVLVDYYVEAVDGLGNVARSDIQHVYIGDSSIGTDPTQVIVSPDPLVAGESALIQYDPAGGPLGDAQVIELHFGFDDWQEVSPSRLPLTYDASSEMWNVSVPLSETASQFDFVFTDGQNTWDNNKGADWHLPITGAQGPAFVMDGTLDSVAETLAEAGGNHLYASVNGSLLYVATEDAGEGQDVFIYLARDPGDLQPANWAKASEVAGWDAFLADENDNDYEGWFDAASVVQIASGNGDGVLEGVIDLLAEFGEMPEEIYLAVGRYETGDGGQLVWSLQTPASANSDGNLDASEFYRFVLSVLVGDFDGDGNIDSNDLTQWQLAYSETSGADANDDGIVDGFDFLAWQAAVGANSQSSLAARTVPEPAGSLHFLLGVVAASLARNRKAVGRLLQ comes from the coding sequence GTGTTTTTCTTTTCGAGAGAGCTCAGCGCTCGGCGTGGGCTCGCAAGCTTCGTATTGCGGTATCTCGCCGCTCTAGTTGCGATAATATCCGGATACTTTCTTGGCCCGTTGCAACAGGTCCGAGCAGTCGAGCCCATTCAAGTCGGCTTTCTCTGGCACATGCACCAGCCGATTTATTTTCCGGGTGAAACGCTGACGCAGACGGACGCCGCGGGGCATTTTTCATTCAGTCCCGTGGATGTACACAACCAACGTCAGGGGCCCTACACCAGCTGGCCGCTCAATGCGATTCAAGCAGGAAGCCATTTGCCGAATTTGGGCGCTTCGGTCTCTTTCTCAGGTTCACTTATCCAGAACCTGAATCAGCTCGAAGCAACCGGTGCGAACGGCGGTAGCTGGTCGCAATGGGAGTCCTCGTACAACCAAGCCCAGTCGCTCACCACAGCAGAGGGCAACCCGCGGCTCGATCTTATCGGCTTTGGTCATCACCATCCCTTAGGGCCACTGCTGGATACGCGTGATCTTCGGATGCAAATCCGCCTTCACAAGTACACCTATGAGCAGACTTGGGGCAACGACGTGCCGTACTCGAAAGGTTACTTTCCTGCCGAGACGGCTTTCTCCTCGAGAATGATTCCTGCGCTCGTGGCCGAAGGAATCGAGTGGACGTTGTATGACAACATCCATCTCGATCGTGCGACGCAGAACTATCCTCACACCAACGCCTCGAATCTCTATGCACCCAACCGTGCCGATCAAATAAACCCTGATCCGACAACCAACGGTGGGGCGTGGGTGCAGTTGAACAACCTCTGGGCACCAAGCCAAGTGAGTGCGCCGTTCTCCTATCGACCGCATCATGTCCAACATATCGATCCGAACACTGGAAGCGTGCAAAAGCTCGTCGGAGTACCCGCCGCACGCTACGAGGGGAATGAAGATGGCCGTGGCGGCTACGGGGCCTTTCTGTACGACCAGGTGATGGATCAGTACCTGCCGTACAACACCGATCCTGACCATCCGATGCTCGTCGTGTTGCATCATGATGGCGATAACTTCGGTGGCGGCTCGGAAGGCTATTACAACGGCAATTTCCAGAACATGGTCAACTGGGTGCAGAACGACCCCGACTATAATGTGACCGTCATCCAAGATTATCTCGACAAGCATCCGGTTGACCCGAACGACGTGGTCCACGTTGAGCCCGGCTCGTGGGCGGGGGCGGATAACGGTGACCCCGAGTTCAAAAAGTGGCTGGGCGACCCTGACGCCAGCGGTTGGAGTCCCGACCGCAACTCCTGGGCAGTGCTCACCGCGGCCAAAAACCGCGTCTTCACGGCCCACGATTTGACACTTGGCGGGCCGGACGCCTTTCCGAATATGCAGGAGGTCTATCAAGGCACCGGTGGTCCCGTGTCAAAGTCCTGGCATTACCTGCTGCAGGCGCAGGCGTCGGATCATTGGTACTGGGATGGTACGGAAGTCTGGGATAGTAACGTCACCCGCGGAAGCAACCTTGCGGTGGCCCACGCAGATCAGGTTCTCAACTCATCGTCGGCTGCCGAAACCACGCCACCAACGCTGCTGCATCCCCAGCGCGAGTCCTACAACCCCGGCGGGTTCGAGTTTGGCAACACGCGTGAGCCTTCAGACTTTGAGGTTTGGACCTACGCCTATGATGTGAGCGAACTCAGCAGTGTCACACTGAAGTACCGCATCGACGGTGACGGCTTCAACCCGCTGGATTCGACGCACAACGAAACTTACGCGGGCGGTGCCGAGGTGGGCGACTGGATCAGCGTTTCGATGAACTCCAGCGACGTGCAGCCGCCGGGAAACATCACGAGCCCCACCTATCGTGCGCTCCGCTATGGTGGCATGATCGAGGGGTTGGAGGACGTATTGGTAGATTACTATGTTGAGGCGGTCGATGGGCTGGGGAACGTCGCTCGCAGCGATATCCAGCATGTCTACATTGGTGACTCCTCGATTGGCACCGACCCGACACAAGTGATCGTTAGCCCCGACCCGCTAGTCGCTGGCGAGTCTGCCCTAATTCAGTACGACCCCGCGGGAGGTCCACTTGGCGACGCTCAGGTTATCGAGTTGCACTTTGGCTTTGATGATTGGCAAGAAGTCTCGCCATCACGACTTCCACTCACCTACGACGCATCCAGCGAAATGTGGAATGTGAGCGTCCCGCTCAGCGAAACTGCCAGCCAATTCGATTTCGTCTTTACCGACGGACAAAACACATGGGACAATAACAAGGGCGCGGACTGGCACCTTCCGATCACGGGAGCCCAAGGGCCAGCCTTCGTGATGGACGGTACTCTCGACTCGGTTGCTGAAACTCTAGCAGAAGCTGGCGGCAACCACCTTTACGCGAGCGTCAACGGCAGCCTGCTCTATGTGGCCACTGAAGATGCTGGCGAAGGTCAGGATGTATTCATCTATCTGGCAAGGGACCCCGGCGACCTGCAACCAGCCAATTGGGCGAAGGCGAGTGAAGTTGCTGGCTGGGATGCGTTTCTCGCCGACGAGAACGACAACGATTACGAAGGCTGGTTCGACGCCGCGAGTGTCGTGCAGATTGCCAGCGGCAATGGGGATGGCGTCCTTGAAGGCGTGATCGACCTGCTGGCTGAATTTGGCGAGATGCCCGAAGAGATCTACTTAGCCGTCGGACGTTACGAGACGGGCGACGGTGGTCAGCTTGTCTGGTCGCTGCAAACTCCGGCGAGCGCAAACTCGGATGGAAACCTCGACGCCAGCGAGTTCTATCGCTTTGTCCTCTCGGTACTCGTGGGTGATTTCGACGGAGACGGAAACATCGATAGCAATGACCTGACCCAGTGGCAGCTAGCCTATAGCGAGACTTCAGGAGCCGATGCGAACGATGATGGCATCGTTGATGGTTTCGATTTTCTTGCCTGGCAAGCAGCTGTTGGAGCAAATAGCCAATCCTCGCTTGCTGCTCGCACCGTCCCAGAGCCCGCCGGGAGCCTTCACTTCTTGTTGGGAGTCGTTGCCGCAAGCCTTGCGAGAAATCGAAAAGCTGTTGGAAGGTTGCTACAATAA
- a CDS encoding NADH-quinone oxidoreductase subunit I — protein sequence MIATVKRVFPWLGNVFEAVYTVGHGMFVTLRTAVKTYRPDRKTFTEHYEYPELPVPVAARYRGFHRFDLTTCISCDQCAKACPVDCIYIGKEKVEGGKGFKINGYTIDYTKCMFCALCVEPCPVDCIFMGASHDLSCYSRDGCIVDFSRLPLDVAWGRSSINPTAVAQSKVITEPVHGGPNQ from the coding sequence ATGATTGCGACCGTTAAACGAGTTTTCCCTTGGCTGGGCAATGTGTTCGAGGCGGTTTATACCGTTGGACACGGTATGTTTGTGACACTGCGAACAGCAGTGAAGACGTATCGGCCAGATCGAAAAACGTTCACAGAACATTACGAGTATCCCGAGCTGCCCGTTCCTGTAGCCGCCCGTTACCGCGGCTTCCATCGGTTTGATCTGACGACTTGCATTTCCTGTGACCAATGTGCGAAGGCTTGCCCTGTCGATTGCATCTACATTGGCAAGGAAAAGGTTGAGGGCGGTAAAGGCTTTAAAATCAATGGATACACCATTGACTATACGAAGTGCATGTTCTGTGCGCTATGTGTCGAGCCCTGCCCAGTGGATTGCATCTTCATGGGTGCGAGTCACGACTTGAGTTGCTACAGCCGTGATGGCTGCATCGTTGACTTCTCGCGCTTGCCGTTGGACGTTGCCTGGGGGCGATCTTCGATTAACCCCACGGCGGTCGCTCAATCGAAAGTCATTACTGAGCCCGTTCATGGAGGGCCGAATCAATAA
- a CDS encoding NADH-quinone oxidoreductase subunit A produces the protein MATPTAIVAYLGLFAAVAAIFLFVNLLVGRFLRPNLPNEEKLEIYECGEPTIGSSFVQFDLRFYVVALLFIIFDVEVAFFFPWASVYGKATQLSSPNMPVVMADVEPGGATDELSPQAATRLAELGVESPELPALTAERAKELDLVQGSAEASSAAVRDTGKLLAKASIFDIGVFFSVLMVGFFYVWRRGDLDWVRSTESQKGQVVERAPPTQTTDRAARSAGSILSA, from the coding sequence ATGGCTACCCCAACTGCCATCGTCGCCTACCTGGGACTATTCGCGGCTGTCGCTGCGATCTTCTTGTTCGTCAACCTGCTCGTCGGGCGTTTTCTCCGACCAAACTTACCAAACGAAGAAAAGCTCGAAATCTACGAGTGCGGTGAGCCTACGATTGGCTCAAGCTTCGTGCAGTTCGACCTCCGTTTCTACGTCGTAGCTCTGCTGTTCATTATTTTTGATGTGGAAGTCGCCTTCTTCTTTCCGTGGGCCAGCGTCTACGGAAAAGCAACGCAACTATCCTCGCCAAACATGCCGGTCGTGATGGCAGATGTCGAGCCTGGCGGAGCGACTGACGAACTCTCACCGCAGGCGGCCACACGGCTTGCGGAACTCGGCGTCGAATCGCCCGAACTCCCTGCCCTTACGGCTGAACGAGCCAAGGAGCTCGACCTCGTCCAAGGTAGTGCTGAGGCTTCCAGTGCCGCGGTTCGCGACACTGGCAAGTTGCTCGCCAAGGCCTCGATCTTTGATATTGGCGTCTTCTTCTCAGTGCTAATGGTCGGCTTCTTCTACGTCTGGAGGCGGGGCGACCTTGATTGGGTACGTTCCACAGAGAGCCAGAAGGGGCAGGTCGTTGAACGGGCACCGCCCACTCAGACCACCGACCGTGCCGCGCGATCAGCAGGATCGATTCTCTCGGCTTAG
- a CDS encoding pyroglutamyl-peptidase I codes for MTRILLTAFDAYESWTENASWLLVQHLMRDLAPSAEVTTRLYPVDFGELRERLASDLQDQYDVVLMLGQAPGYGGIEFESIGLNIALPHGTHRDEAGLLAEDGPVAYRSELPLGDWARELRGQGVPTQVSFHAGSFLCNAALYLAHYYIEQFSLPTEAAFVHVPLDPTQVAHEVKPQASLPVEISAAAIGWVVETLGARTTA; via the coding sequence ATGACAAGGATCCTGCTAACGGCATTCGATGCCTACGAATCATGGACGGAGAACGCAAGCTGGCTGCTAGTGCAGCACCTCATGCGTGACTTGGCACCTTCGGCCGAGGTAACGACGCGGCTCTACCCCGTCGACTTTGGTGAGTTGCGGGAACGGCTCGCTTCCGACCTGCAAGATCAGTACGACGTCGTCCTCATGCTGGGCCAAGCGCCCGGTTATGGCGGGATTGAGTTTGAATCCATTGGGCTCAACATCGCGTTGCCGCATGGCACGCATCGTGACGAGGCTGGTCTGCTCGCTGAGGATGGCCCGGTTGCCTATCGCAGCGAATTGCCGTTAGGCGACTGGGCACGGGAACTTCGCGGCCAGGGTGTGCCGACGCAAGTTTCGTTTCACGCAGGCTCGTTCCTGTGCAATGCCGCCCTATATCTTGCCCACTACTACATTGAGCAGTTCAGCTTGCCCACCGAAGCGGCGTTCGTGCACGTGCCGCTTGACCCGACGCAGGTTGCACACGAAGTGAAACCGCAGGCTTCTCTCCCTGTTGAGATTTCCGCGGCAGCCATCGGCTGGGTCGTAGAGACACTCGGCGCGCGAACGACTGCCTAG
- the csrA gene encoding carbon storage regulator CsrA, whose product MLVLSRKKNESIVINDDITIVVVEIRGDKVRLGIEAPKEVPVHRNEVYEAIRRSAEAANESAEPNPS is encoded by the coding sequence ATGTTAGTTCTATCCCGCAAGAAGAACGAGAGTATCGTCATCAATGACGATATCACGATTGTCGTGGTCGAAATCCGAGGCGACAAAGTTCGCCTGGGTATCGAGGCTCCGAAGGAAGTGCCCGTGCATCGTAACGAAGTTTACGAAGCCATACGCCGCTCCGCGGAAGCCGCCAACGAGTCTGCTGAGCCAAACCCTTCGTAG
- a CDS encoding aldo/keto reductase: MDISSQKISIDSPELRTLGQSDIQVSPVSLGCWPIAGVTTLGTNDEDSIATIRKALECGVNHLDTAYCYGPSGESENLIRRALDLNPNVDRGNLTIATKCGIHYNADGNQEQDARPETIRRECDESLRRLGVDHVELYYLHSPDPKLPLEDSAGAIAELVAAGKTRLAGASNCQLDQLQTFHSICPLSVVQLPYNMLQRDIEQKTIPWCIENRISTAIYWPLMKGLLAGKLPTDGKLAEGDNRLKYPMYQGEEWQRNQEFVTRLTAIAEEAGKTVAQLVINWTMRQQGITTVLCGAKRPWQIEETAGAMGWELTEEQNKAIAAALAARGLAEANRRFE; the protein is encoded by the coding sequence ATGGATATTTCGTCTCAGAAGATTTCGATTGATTCGCCAGAGCTACGCACGCTTGGGCAGTCCGACATCCAAGTCTCCCCGGTTTCTTTGGGTTGCTGGCCGATCGCTGGTGTCACAACGCTCGGCACGAACGACGAGGACAGCATCGCAACGATTCGCAAGGCACTTGAGTGTGGCGTGAATCATCTCGATACGGCCTACTGCTATGGGCCGAGCGGCGAGAGCGAGAATCTGATTCGGCGGGCACTCGACCTCAATCCCAATGTCGACCGCGGGAATCTAACAATCGCCACCAAGTGTGGCATCCACTACAACGCTGATGGTAATCAGGAACAGGATGCCCGTCCTGAAACCATTCGCCGCGAATGCGACGAAAGCCTCCGTCGCTTGGGTGTCGATCACGTCGAACTCTATTACCTTCACTCGCCCGACCCAAAGCTGCCACTCGAAGATTCCGCTGGTGCGATTGCAGAGCTTGTCGCCGCAGGCAAGACGCGGCTAGCCGGGGCCTCGAATTGTCAGCTCGATCAATTGCAAACGTTTCACTCCATCTGTCCGCTCTCGGTGGTGCAGCTTCCCTACAACATGCTGCAACGGGACATCGAGCAGAAGACAATCCCGTGGTGCATTGAGAACCGCATTTCAACAGCCATCTACTGGCCTCTGATGAAAGGCTTACTCGCCGGCAAACTACCGACAGATGGCAAACTGGCCGAAGGTGACAACCGGCTTAAGTACCCGATGTATCAGGGAGAGGAGTGGCAACGGAATCAGGAGTTCGTCACTCGGCTCACAGCAATCGCCGAAGAAGCCGGCAAGACAGTCGCCCAGTTGGTCATCAACTGGACGATGCGTCAACAAGGCATCACCACAGTCCTCTGCGGAGCAAAGCGTCCGTGGCAGATCGAAGAGACCGCCGGCGCGATGGGCTGGGAACTAACCGAAGAACAAAACAAAGCAATCGCAGCCGCCCTAGCCGCTCGCGGCTTAGCCGAAGCGAATCGCCGTTTCGAGTAG
- a CDS encoding NADH-quinone oxidoreductase subunit D (Catalyzes the transfer of electrons from NADH to quinone), with protein sequence MSTTVDDPREIEFDVRTDEMLVNMGPQHPSTHGVLRLVLRTDGEIVSEVTPHMGYLHRCAEKIGENLTPRQWVPYTDRMDYLAAMNMNLGWALTVEKLLKYEPPEKGRHLRVIIAEMGRIASHLVGMGTYGLDLGSFSPFLYAFREREKILDLFEEACGARLTYSYITPGGATADLPAGWLEKCEDFLTQFEPMIAEYHTLLTTNSIFIKRTAGIGVMSREMAIDYGTSGAVLRGSGIDHDLRRDGEEIYTAMYDGYAFEVISQQDGHYPKDHEYPPIPQEAILGDCWHRFYVRMLEVIQAIDLVRQGIERYRTAEGDYGEPMKLTTKLPKGEVYLETECPRGQMGFYLVSEGDSIPWRLRARSSCFCNLSVVSELSRGCLIADIPAIVGSLDIVMGEIDR encoded by the coding sequence ATGTCCACCACGGTCGACGATCCCCGCGAAATTGAATTTGATGTCCGCACCGACGAAATGTTGGTGAACATGGGTCCGCAGCACCCCAGCACCCACGGCGTGCTGCGTTTGGTGCTGCGAACTGACGGAGAAATCGTCTCGGAAGTCACGCCTCACATGGGCTACTTGCATCGTTGTGCGGAAAAGATCGGCGAGAACCTCACACCGCGGCAGTGGGTGCCCTACACGGACCGGATGGACTACTTGGCCGCGATGAACATGAATCTCGGCTGGGCCCTGACCGTTGAAAAGTTGCTCAAGTACGAGCCGCCCGAAAAAGGCCGGCACCTCCGCGTAATCATTGCGGAGATGGGGCGGATCGCGAGCCACTTGGTCGGCATGGGTACCTACGGCCTCGACCTGGGTAGCTTTAGCCCTTTCCTCTACGCCTTCCGCGAGCGGGAGAAAATCCTCGACCTATTTGAGGAAGCTTGCGGTGCACGACTCACCTACAGTTATATTACTCCCGGCGGAGCGACGGCCGACCTTCCAGCAGGCTGGTTAGAAAAGTGCGAGGACTTTCTCACGCAGTTCGAGCCGATGATCGCGGAGTACCATACGCTGCTGACCACCAACTCGATCTTTATCAAGCGAACCGCCGGCATCGGCGTGATGTCGCGTGAGATGGCCATCGACTATGGCACTAGCGGCGCCGTGCTGCGGGGGAGCGGGATCGATCACGACTTGCGTCGCGACGGCGAGGAAATCTACACGGCCATGTACGATGGCTACGCTTTCGAAGTCATTTCCCAGCAAGACGGCCACTACCCGAAGGATCACGAGTACCCGCCGATCCCTCAAGAAGCGATCCTCGGCGACTGCTGGCATCGGTTCTACGTGCGGATGTTAGAAGTCATTCAAGCGATCGACTTAGTTCGCCAAGGGATCGAGCGATACCGCACCGCAGAAGGCGACTATGGCGAGCCGATGAAGCTCACAACGAAGCTACCCAAGGGCGAAGTCTATCTTGAAACCGAGTGCCCGCGGGGCCAGATGGGTTTCTATCTGGTGAGCGAAGGGGATTCGATTCCTTGGCGACTCCGGGCACGCAGCAGTTGCTTCTGCAACCTGTCGGTCGTCTCCGAACTGAGTCGCGGTTGCCTGATCGCGGACATCCCCGCGATCGTCGGGTCGCTCGACATCGTGATGGGTGAGATTGATCGTTAG
- a CDS encoding NADH-quinone oxidoreductase subunit C — MSGQAFVDQLKQKFGDNITGSNFENIDPWIEVSPDGLVELCQYLRDEPSLAFDYLNSITAVDYLHIDEKKAKKATWEPHTEVVYHLFSMQHKHSLVLKVTLPRWKDDTPGELPELASVSHIWSTADWHEREIYDLSGVHFTDHPNLRRILCPEDWVGHPMRKDYEMPLEYHGIRGR, encoded by the coding sequence ATGAGCGGACAAGCATTCGTCGACCAGCTCAAACAAAAGTTTGGCGACAACATTACGGGTTCGAACTTTGAAAACATCGACCCCTGGATTGAAGTTTCCCCAGATGGGCTCGTCGAGCTTTGCCAGTATCTGCGTGACGAACCAAGCCTGGCTTTCGATTACCTCAATAGCATCACCGCGGTTGATTATCTGCACATCGATGAGAAGAAGGCAAAGAAGGCCACTTGGGAGCCTCATACCGAAGTTGTCTATCACCTGTTCAGCATGCAGCACAAGCACAGCCTCGTGCTAAAGGTGACGCTTCCCCGCTGGAAGGACGACACTCCAGGTGAATTGCCGGAACTGGCCTCAGTGTCGCACATTTGGAGTACGGCCGACTGGCATGAACGCGAGATCTACGATCTGTCAGGCGTTCACTTCACCGATCATCCCAACCTCCGCCGGATCCTCTGCCCTGAAGACTGGGTCGGGCATCCGATGCGAAAAGACTACGAGATGCCGCTCGAGTATCACGGAATCCGTGGTCGGTAA